A region of the Gemmatimonadota bacterium genome:
GGGTCCCGCCGATGGGGGGGACGGGGGATTGCACGCACCCGGGCACGCTGGCCGCTGCTGCGAGCGTCAAGGTCGTGACCAGCGCGTGGCGCAAGGCAAACCCTGCTCGACGCACCCGTCTCCATGCACCACTATCTTCCGACAGCCCCTTTCGCATCCAGGTCGCGCTCATGCCTTCGTATCGCGCTCCAGTCGATGACTTCCGGTTCATCCTGACGGAACTCTACGATGTCGCCCAGGTCCTTGCCTACAAGGAATACGCCGACGTCACCCCCGACCTGCTGCTCTCGGTGATCGAGGAAGCCGGGAAGTTCTGCGAAGAGGTGCTCTCGCCGATCAACGCGTCCGGCGACGCCGAAGGGTGCACCTGGGAGAACGGGGTGGTGCGCGCCCCCAAGGGGTTCAAGGAGGCGTACAAGCAATACGCCGACGGCGGGTGGATCGGGCTCGCTGCCGATCCTGAACACGGCGGGCAGGGGCTCCCCCTGACGTTGCGCTTCGTGGTGGACGAGATGGTGACCGGGTCGAACCTGTCGATTGCGATGTACCCGGGGCTGACGCAGGGGGCCTACGAGGCGATTCACGTCCACGGGAGCGAGGCGCTCAAGCAGCTGTACCTCCCGCGCCTGACGAGCGGCGAGTGGGCGGGGACGATGTGCCTCACCGAGGCGCACGCCGGGACCGACCTGGGGATCATCAGCACCAAGGCGCAGCAACTGGACGACGGCACGTATCGCGTGACGGGGCAGAAGATCTTCATCACCGCCGGCGAGCACGACCTCACCGAGAACATCGTGCACCTGGTGCTGGCCAAGCTTCCCGGCGCGGCCGCCGGGACGCGCGGGATCTCGATGTTCCTCGTCCCCAAGTTCATCCCCAACGCCGACGGTTCGTTAGGCGCGCGCAACGCGGTCACCTGCGGCTCCATCGAGCACAAGATGGGGATCAAGGGGTCGGCGACGTGCGTGCTCAACTTCGACGGGGCGGTGGGCTACCTCGTGGGCGAAGAGGGCAAGGGGATGCGCGGCATGTTCACCATGATGAACTCGGCGCGCCTTGGGGTCGGCATCCAGGGGTTGGGGCTGGCGACCAACTCGTACCACAACGCCGTCACGTATGCACGCGAGCGGCTGCAGGGGCGTTCTCTGTCCGGGGCCAAGAACCCCGAGGGGGCGGCCGATCCGATCCTGGTGCATGCCGAGACGCGGCGCGCGCTGCTGTCGATGCGGGCGTTCATTGAAGGGGCGCGGGCGCTGTCGACGTGGACGGGAATGCTCATCGACCAGGAGTTCCGCGACCCGGACGAGGCCAAGCGGAAGGAGGCGGGCGACCTGGTCGCCCTGCTGACGCCGATCATCAAGGCGCTCTTCACCGACCTGGGCTTCGACGCCACCAACACCGGGTTGCAGCTGTACGGCGGGCATGGCTACATCCGCGAGTGGGGGATGGAGCAGTTCGTGCGCGACGCGCGCATC
Encoded here:
- a CDS encoding acyl-CoA dehydrogenase C-terminal domain-containing protein, which gives rise to MPSYRAPVDDFRFILTELYDVAQVLAYKEYADVTPDLLLSVIEEAGKFCEEVLSPINASGDAEGCTWENGVVRAPKGFKEAYKQYADGGWIGLAADPEHGGQGLPLTLRFVVDEMVTGSNLSIAMYPGLTQGAYEAIHVHGSEALKQLYLPRLTSGEWAGTMCLTEAHAGTDLGIISTKAQQLDDGTYRVTGQKIFITAGEHDLTENIVHLVLAKLPGAAAGTRGISMFLVPKFIPNADGSLGARNAVTCGSIEHKMGIKGSATCVLNFDGAVGYLVGEEGKGMRGMFTMMNSARLGVGIQGLGLATNSYHNAVTYARERLQGRSLSGAKNPEGAADPILVHAETRRALLSMRAFIEGARALSTWTGMLIDQEFRDPDEAKRKEAGDLVALLTPIIKALFTDLGFDATNTGLQLYGGHGYIREWGMEQFVRDARIGQIYEGTNHVQALDLVGRKLPEGNGRLLQRFATVVAAELEASGKVPALAAHVGALAKAAGALQKATEFIAQRAAGNPDEAGAAANDYLRLFGYVALGHQWLRTARVASEKLANGGSFAPAHYEAKLATARFYFDRVMPQTLSLHAAITAGAESVLAMPLESF